TGAAACAGAAGATCTTTAATAGACTTCAGCTTGAAGTCGGTGAGTCGTATTCGAATGAACTGTTTACCGGATTGTCTTTTGATCCGCCTTGGCAGCATGCATTAGGATGTGATTCAACCACGGTTAGTGACTTGGCCGGACCATTATCAGGCTGGAGGTTTAGAGATTGGCATCAAGGAAGTGGTTGGCAGAATTACATTTTGCCAATACACTTATCCGCCGTCTTTTTGGCGGATTGGAATTCAATTATGGTCGAATCAGTCAGACTCATTTTACAGCGCTGGTCAAGAGTTTACTCCTTCTCTTCAACCACTTGCTGTGCCTGGAAGATAGGCGAACACAGAATCGTGTATCGTTTAAATACAGGAATAAATAAGTCAACCTAAAGGATGATCATGCTCAGACATCTAAATAGGTGCAAAAGGTACAAAGATGACAATCATCATCACATAGTGTGAGATGATAATATGGCGAGAGGATGAGTTTAACTCCTTCTCATCCCCTCGCCGGTCATCGTTGAAATCAAGGAGTGTGTTTGGAGTAATTGTAGATAAAGGTATAGCGAGAAGTACGAATATGGAAAAGGTTGTAAGCGAATATCCGAGAAATAGGTTGGATAATGAATCGACTTAACAAAGGAACGAGTCGTGGAAAATATTGAAAAACGAGCAATAATATCGTTCTTAGAAATTGTTGAATTGGCACGATTGAATGATAGTGACAGTGTTGAAAGGTTTTTGTTAGAGGAAATTATATGAATGGATGTAGACCAAAATATTGGTTAACCGAACGATTCCGTCATATCCCGGTTTCTTGGAGGAGAAGGCAATGAATACGCCTAACTCAGAACAAGCGATTAGGATAAGGTGGTACGGTCAATGGCTGAACCAACGAGTGATTTGGTATGCATTCGACTTTATAATGAAAATAACCAACGAATATTTGCACCCATACTATTCAGGAGTAGAACTCCTTCACAACTTGAGTATGGCAAGAAGAGCGAGAATGACAAACCAACAATGTCATTCCCTTATGCTTCAAGAGGGAATCTTACAAAAGACAAAGCAAGATTCCCATTCCCGATTAGAAACATATCGGGACAAGTTAAAACATATGGGAATGACAGGAAGATATTGAATGATAGGATTTATTATAAAGGAATTAACAAATGACTAATAACAAATCACAAATAACTTTTTACCGGAAGGAGGGAGATGATCATGCGAATACGTAGTCACGCACCAATTTAAAGATTGCAATCAAAAGCGTTGTCTCTTTGAGCAAGGACAACGAATTAGAAGTAAAAGATAAACAGAGGTAATTAAAAAATGATCAAATGGATCAAGTCATGAAAACCAAGTTACAGATTTTATTACAGGGGCAAAACGTGCCCTTGTTTGAGAAGTTGGATTTTATGAATCAAAAGCAATATTTATTTAGGAGCACAGCAATGAAGTACACAAGAGATGTAAAATCATGGAGTAGGGGTGTTTTAACTCTACTCGCAATAGCCCTAATTGCCACAATGGCAGTGGGGCAAGACCTGGTCATCGGTGGAGGAGGAACATTTACCGGTGGCGGTCAATATCACATTAAAGGTAATATTTCTAATAACGCTGCGGTAACCATCAATGGCGTTGTAACATTGGAGGGAACAGCAGCTCAGGTTATTGGAACGGCAACAAAAGGAGATATCAATTTCCAGACTCTGAATGTAAACACAACCGTCGGATCTGCAACAATGGCTGTTTCAACCGCAGTAAGCTCGGGTCTCTCAATAGCTGCAGGAAGTACTTTTAATATTCAGAATAATACTCTTGATGTTGGAGGTACATCTACACGCAATGGAACAGGAACACTTACGACAGGAGCGACAAGTATAGTTAATTTCACCGGTACCAGCGCACAGACAGTTCTTGGTGGAGTTACCTATAATGGCGACCTCAATCTAAGTGGTACTGGTGCGAAAGTAATCGATGCGACGGTGACTGCCGGCAAGAATTTTAACGCAAGCAGTAATATTACTATAGCAGGTTCAGGTACTTTAGCATTTGGTGGAACTGCCAATGGAACCATTAGTGGTGATCTGGTTAACAATGGCACGATTACAGCACCTGCTTCGGGTCTTATCATATTTGGTGGTGCTGGCCAGAATATTTCAGGCTCAAATTCAATAGCATTCAACAATGTAACGTTTGCTGGAACAGGTGCAAAGAATGTTAATACTGGCATCAGTATTTCATCAGGTGGTCAACTTGCTGTCAATCAGCCTCTCATAATGAGTGGTTCGAACGCATTGACGATGAAAGCCGGTGCATTACAACCGTCATTTGCAGGACAAACTGAAATTACAGGAAGCATGGCTTGGGAAGCAACTTCTGCCCAGACATATATATTCAATAATGCTTCGACGGAAATTGCCTTTACAGCTCCTGATGCCGGGCGTACTCTTATGTTGAAATCACAGCCAAGTGTAAATCCAACGGATTATTCGTTAGCCCATACTGTGAATCGTAAATTCAACGTAATTTTTGCTAATTCGTCATCTACAACAGTGAACGTAAAGCTTGCCTATTTGCAGGGTGAAGGTTCTTCGTTAGGAGTAACAGAATCTAAATTAAAAGATTTCCAAAACGGAATTGCTGCCTCTAAAAAAGTGTCCGGAACTCCTACCCGTTTAACTTCCGGTGCAGGATCGTTCGGCTATGTGACGGCTAATAATATAACTAGTGCACAATTATTAGCTGCCAATGAACTCGCGTTGGATGATCGCTTCAGTATATTTAAGTCTATTGCAGGAGCGACAAATTGGGATGTAGCTGGTTCATGGGATGCTAATGCTGTTCCGGGTGGCACTGATGATGTCGAAATTGATGGTAGTTACGCAGTTACTATCCCAACAGGTGTCTCAGCCGCTGCAAATTATGTATTGATTGATCAGGGATCTGGTACTTCAGGTGGTTTGACATTATCTGGCACTGCTGGACTAGCAGTTGGTAGTGGCGGATTAATAAATAACAATAGTACTGGAGCCGGACTGAATGTTGGATCTGGTACAAGTGTTACAATTACCACCGGAACTTTGACTAATAACGGTGCGATTACGAACGCTGGAACAATTAGAGTTCAATAGCCTGAAAGAAATGCATCAAAATGGATAACTGGAATACCAATATTGCGATGATAACCGTAAGCGATTCAAAGAAGCCTTGCTGTGCTCCTATATTTGAATCTCTCGGTTGTATCGCGTGGTTACAGACAGTAAGTCCATCTAAAAAGGTTTTCATGACAATTGGAATTGACATTGATCAAAATCGATTTTCTTCGGAAAAAGGACTCTGCTCAAGTTCTTTCTCCGAAATGTTAATAGGTCAAATTGGAAGGCGGGTAGGCTCCTGCCCGTCTTCTATTAATTTAAAGATGAACTTGGGGCAAAGATGGAATAACGATAATAAGATTTTCCAGAAGAAATATCAGGTTTCTCATGTGTACCAAGAACTTCATAGTACTATTCATCAGAGTCGTTTACATAAGACGACCCTGACGAGTATTGCTTTGATAAAAGAGAATTTATTTGTCGATGTCTCAAAGGATAAGAGACTAAAATGAGGGTGACTCCAATGGTCGCAAGACTATATAATAGAGTGCCGCGTCGACTGACCAGATACAGGATCTGGCAGGCGCGAAGAGGCCTGTTTGCATTTGCAGTTGCGTTATTATTCTTAGCGTTCACTGCACAATCACAACATTTTGTGAATGGGAAAAACGGAACCTATAAAGGTCCCGGACTCTTTCAGGTAAAAGGTCAAGCGACTGGATTACCCGATACTGTAACAGGAACATTTGAATTTTTCGGTGCAAATCAAACTGTACCGGCAACGAATTACTTTAATCTGCTTCTTACGGGAGCAGGAAGCACAAAATCGTCACAAGGAGGAAATTTCGGAATTCTTCAAACAGTCAACGTCGCTCAAAATGTATCGTTTAAGATTGATTCTGGTACAACGATGACACTCGATAGACTCTCCGGTAGATTAACAGAGGCAGGGTCGGTGTTTGGACGATTACAAAAAACGGTCGATCTCATCAGCGGTCTCAATTCTTCAGACTTCGGTGGAATTGGTCTCTCCATTTCTTGGAATGGTACCAATCCGGGACGAACGACGGTCACACGAACTTCTGGTTCTGCTGTGTCGGTGAATGGAAAGACTTCCATCCAGCGGTTCTTTGACATCAAAGCGACCACCGATACGTTATTGAATGCAAATCTTACGTTCACATTTCATTCAAATGAACTTCAGGGTCAGAATCCTTCAACACTGGATCTCTGGCGGTCACCTGATGGTGGATTATCTTGGCGTCGACAGCGTGTATCTCGTATTGATAGCACAATTACCCGAACCAATATTCCGAGCTTCGGTTCCAACGGGCGATGGGCTGCTGCTGATGCAAATAATCTGCTCGGCATTGCAAATTACGAATGGGAAGCTGATTCATTGAAGCTTATTGCAGGAAATAAACAAACCGGCCGAACTCGAAAATCGTTGGATACCGCATTTGTTGCACGGGTTATTGATGCATTCAATCAACCAATTCGAAATCAAAATGTCCAATTTGCATTTGTCGATACTCCGAATAATGCAGTCGGTCAAGTTTTGTCAGTTCCGTCGGCAATCACAGATTCTTTAGGACAGGTTCAGACAAAGGTTACATTGGGAAGTATTAAGGGCAATTATCGTGTTGCGGCGTTTGTCCCCGGTGTGTCAAGTGCCATAGACACATTTACTGCAACAGCGAAGTCTTCTATCTATTCTTTGATTGCTCAGGCCTCAAAGATTACCGATTCAGTGAAGTCTGACAGGAATCCAATTTATTTAACAGCAAATGATCAGGACAGTCTGCCGGTTCCACAAACGCAAATTTCTTTAACTGTGATTGCACCGGACACTATTTATCGGATGAGTAACGATACCGTGGTTACGGATGCAAGCGGAAAAGCGACTGCGAGTATTTTCTTTGGTAAGAAGAGCGGACTTGGAGTTGTGCATGCTGTTTCTGTAGAAGATCCAACAGTAAAAACATCGATCGATTTGGATGCAAAACCTGGATCTGCAGCAAAGATTAATAATATTCCTGTAAACGGATCTGTGAAAGATACGGTTATGAAGGTGAAACAGTTCGCCATTAATCTCTTTGATTCTGAACTCAATCCGAGACAAGGAGATACCGTGTTGATTTCGTTAACGAAACAGACAACTTCAGTACACGATAGTCTCTTAACGCAATATGTCGTTATCGATACAACTAAAAAAGTTTTGGCGCTTGCACGACTCGGTGAAAAAGTGGGTCATTATAAACTGACAGCAACAGCGAAGAATAAACCAGTGCTATATTCTACGCAGGATCTCACTGCTACGAATGACGTTCCGGCGAAAATAATTGCCGGTACAACCACCTTTACCGATACGATTGGAGCAGTCGTTCTTCAAATAGCCGCATTATTGAACGATCGATATGATAATGCGGTACCATTTACATCAATGAATTTTGCAGTGACTGCGCGGCCTGATTCAGTTGCTGGCGGCATTATTGATAGTGCGGTTGTGCGTACAGATTCAATCGGCAGGGCAACGAATGCCTTTACCATTGGCACGAAGATAGGAACATATCAGGTCAATGCCTATGTGAACAGTATCCAGAATACGTTTAGTATCAAAGCAAATCCGGGCGTTCAGCAACAATTACTCGCGGTTGGGGGCATGAATCAAAATAAGCCGATACTGAGTCAAGTTGATACATCTTTGGAAGTTCGGGTATTGGATCGAGCAAACAATCCGAGGACAAGGGATACAGTCTACTTTAATATTATAGAATCTCCAACAGCTGCAAAAGGTCAATCATTGATCCGAAAGATAGCATTGACGAATACTGACGGATATGCTTCAACACGCCTGACATTGGGCGATAAAGTTGGCACATATAAGGTTCAGGCATCTTCACGGTATCTCAATACAAAACCGGAATTTATTGCCAAGGCGGGTCATGGATTGGCAAAGACGTTGGCGGCATATAATTCTGCACAAGTTCAGCAAAAAACAATCCTGACACCACTCGATACATTTGTCGTCAGGCTTCAGGACATTGGCGGTAATCCGGTTCCGGATAGCCGCGTGACATTTGCTATCGTTGATACACCAAGTGCTACTCAGGGCTGCAAACTTTCCAAAGATACCGTTTGGACAGATTCGTTGGGTGTAGCGAAAACGGTATTGACACTCGGTTCAAAGGTTGGCCGCTATAATGTTATTGCTCAAACATCGGTACTGCCGTCTGATAGCGTCGTCAGGTTCTACGCCACGGCAACTGTTGGTGCTGCTAAGATGCTGGCACAGGAATCGGGTAATGCACAAGTAGGACAACTCGGTGCTCAGTTGCAGCCATTCGTTGTACAGGTGAGAGATATAGGAGGCAACTTCGTACCCAACACACGTGTTGCCTTCACAATTCTTGGGCGGCCTGATACGATGACACGGTACGATTCACTCACAGCTCATGGCTTGGTCCAAAAAGATTCGATGATCGCTACCACAGATTCAGCTGGGCTGGCTTCAACATCGCTGATCTTGGGCAATAGACCGGGTCGATATACAGTGAGAGCATCTGTTCCGGGTGTGAGAGATACAATTTTCTTTGCAGATGCGATTATGCTATTAGCGGATGTCAATGGAGATAATTTCCGGAACATTGGTGATCTGACAGCGATGATCGATCATATCATAGGACGCAAGCTGTTAACGGGTTATGCCTTCAATAGTGCCGATATATATCCGATTAATAAAGATGGAACGGTGGGTGATGGCAGAGTGAATATACAAGACTTGCAATACTGTCTTGATAGTTTGCTCGATAGTGGATGGAATCCGACACGCGATTGGACGAAGTCAAATGGAGGTTCATTAGGGAAGATAGAAGGAGGTTCGGTGCCGATAAGTTCCGGCTCAGCCTTCTTAACTTCAAAGACAGACTCTTGCTATGTGCAAACAACACACATTGGTTCGCGTTTCGTATTGAGAAATTCTGTACCTATCAAGGGTTTGCAAGCAGCCATCTACATGAAGAATAAAGTTGCACTTGATACAA
This genomic window from Ignavibacteriales bacterium contains:
- a CDS encoding T9SS type A sorting domain-containing protein, whose protein sequence is MVARLYNRVPRRLTRYRIWQARRGLFAFAVALLFLAFTAQSQHFVNGKNGTYKGPGLFQVKGQATGLPDTVTGTFEFFGANQTVPATNYFNLLLTGAGSTKSSQGGNFGILQTVNVAQNVSFKIDSGTTMTLDRLSGRLTEAGSVFGRLQKTVDLISGLNSSDFGGIGLSISWNGTNPGRTTVTRTSGSAVSVNGKTSIQRFFDIKATTDTLLNANLTFTFHSNELQGQNPSTLDLWRSPDGGLSWRRQRVSRIDSTITRTNIPSFGSNGRWAAADANNLLGIANYEWEADSLKLIAGNKQTGRTRKSLDTAFVARVIDAFNQPIRNQNVQFAFVDTPNNAVGQVLSVPSAITDSLGQVQTKVTLGSIKGNYRVAAFVPGVSSAIDTFTATAKSSIYSLIAQASKITDSVKSDRNPIYLTANDQDSLPVPQTQISLTVIAPDTIYRMSNDTVVTDASGKATASIFFGKKSGLGVVHAVSVEDPTVKTSIDLDAKPGSAAKINNIPVNGSVKDTVMKVKQFAINLFDSELNPRQGDTVLISLTKQTTSVHDSLLTQYVVIDTTKKVLALARLGEKVGHYKLTATAKNKPVLYSTQDLTATNDVPAKIIAGTTTFTDTIGAVVLQIAALLNDRYDNAVPFTSMNFAVTARPDSVAGGIIDSAVVRTDSIGRATNAFTIGTKIGTYQVNAYVNSIQNTFSIKANPGVQQQLLAVGGMNQNKPILSQVDTSLEVRVLDRANNPRTRDTVYFNIIESPTAAKGQSLIRKIALTNTDGYASTRLTLGDKVGTYKVQASSRYLNTKPEFIAKAGHGLAKTLAAYNSAQVQQKTILTPLDTFVVRLQDIGGNPVPDSRVTFAIVDTPSATQGCKLSKDTVWTDSLGVAKTVLTLGSKVGRYNVIAQTSVLPSDSVVRFYATATVGAAKMLAQESGNAQVGQLGAQLQPFVVQVRDIGGNFVPNTRVAFTILGRPDTMTRYDSLTAHGLVQKDSMIATTDSAGLASTSLILGNRPGRYTVRASVPGVRDTIFFADAIMLLADVNGDNFRNIGDLTAMIDHIIGRKLLTGYAFNSADIYPINKDGTVGDGRVNIQDLQYCLDSLLDSGWNPTRDWTKSNGGSLGKIEGGSVPISSGSAFLTSKTDSCYVQTTHIGSRFVLRNSVPIKGLQAAIYMKNKVALDTTTDMIYPRASMMRANVKSVGNEVSIILWNANNVPIEPGDSSIFRLPVQLTNNNVDSIHVLMSSGDNNDVALLNSPQEGIQDVRNSIPREWMLYQNYPNPFNPTTTIEFDVPEVAGKIPRVAIQIFNILGQHVRTIERGIHDAGRYPVQWNGLNGNGVRVASGVYFYRLLAGDYVSTKKMVMLK